The Spirosoma sp. SC4-14 DNA window TATTGTCTTCGCGGCCAACGGTGTAGCTCACGCCCGCTTTTGCCATCAGATCGCCCTCATATGTACAGTCCAGAAACATTTTGGCATTGATCACGCGGGGCTGGCCATTCTGGGCCGACGATTCTACCGTGATGCTCTGGATGGAGCCATTCTGTTTTTTGACCGACGCCAGTCTGTACGCATACAGCACGTTGACATTTGCCCGTTTGACATAGTCTTTAAACAGATCTTCGGCAACGTGCGGTTCAAAAATCCATTGCTCGAATTTACCATAGTGCTTACCAATGCGTCGGTAATAGTCGCGGGAAATGCCCGAAATCGCGTATTTGTTACCAATATCAGTATAACCGAGCCCTCCTGTCGTTAGCCCACCCAAATGGCGGCCTGGTTCGATCAGAAGGACTGACTTTCCCATTTTTTTAGCCGTATAAGCAGCAATAACCCCCGCCGACGAGCCACCGTAAACGCAGATGTCGACTGTAATGGGTGCCGTTTGAGCCAATAAAAAAGGGGAACTGAAAATACAAAATGCCAGTAGACTAAGCAGCTTTTTCATGTAAGACAGGATAAATTAGGGCGCTACTAATTGCTGAAGGTAAGTCGGATAATTCTGCCCGTTGCCATCGCCCAGCGTAATGCTGTCGCCAAAGCAGACGATGCGATTTTTGAGTAGCTGATTCTGAACCAGAAAGGTGTAAACAGCTACGGCAATTACCCGGTAGCCATCGGGGGTGGGATGGATGCCGTCGGTTTTATTACTGTTGGCTTCATTCTTGATCAGGCTACTGGATTCCAGACTAATATTACCCACTTTTTCGAAAATATGGTGCAGATCCAGAAACGGAAACTTGTTGTCGGCAGCGACTTTCCGGATAGTTTCGTTCACCTTCGCCTTACGGGCATAATGACCTTCGGGTTCGTAGAACTTTGGGTCATGCCGGGTAATCAGATACGGCTCATAAGCGGGCAGAATGTTCATGAGCATAACCTGACTACGCGCTGCTACAAGCTTTGCGCAGAGTGTTCGAAGATTTCGTTCGTAGTCGGGCAGGGGCACATGATTGCGGGTGTTCATATCGTTGGTGCCAATCATCAGAATTGTCAGATCTGGTTTTTGCGCCAGACAATCCTTGTCGATTCGGTTCAGCAGATTAACCGTATTGTTGCCCCCAACACCAGCATTGATCACCACCGGCGTTTGGTCGGGAACCGGTTGGGAGTCTGTGCCCAACGAAAAGTGCGATATGAGTGGCGTTGCGACCAGCGTACTCTGTAGAAAAGTTCGACGTTGCATAGGAGAAGATGGTTTATGGTTGCTCTGCTCATTTTGATCGTGAACAGGCGGAGCAACCATAAACCATTTAGTACCCCGGATTTTGGGTGAGTTGTGGATTGACGTCGCGTTCGGTTTGGGGAATCGGGAACAGGTAGTGATGCTCGTCGACTAAAATACTCGGATTCTGGGCTTTCATGGCGCTGATCAGTTTTTTGGTGCGCGACAGATCATACCAGCGATGTCCTTCGAAAGCTAGCTCCAGCCGCCGTTCGAGCAGTAAGCTATCGCGGAACTGTTCCTGACTTAGGCCGGGTGTCAGGTTTGGCAGGCCAGCCCGATTCCGAATTTTATTGACCATAGCATAAGCATCTGCATTATTGGCCGCCTGTTCGTTTAGGGCTTCGGCATACATCAGCAGCACATCGGGGTACCGAATGATGGGGTAGTTGTTACCGCCATCGCCATTAGCCGTTGCACTCGGGTCGAGGTATTTGTGGACGTAACACGGGAACAGGACACTGGCTGGCGCTGCGGGCGTAGTCGTTGTCGAATACAGTTTTAGCGTAACGTCCCGGCGTTTATCGTCGGCCCGGTAGGTTGTGTATAGATTTTCGGTTGGGGGATCGTCACCGAATCCAGACACCCCGTTGACCCGGTCGAAATTGGGCCGCATGTAGCCCTGCATCCAGCTACCTTCGTTATACCCTCCGCTCAAGGCCTGCATTTCGAAGACGGCCTCCTTGCCGTTTTTATTGGCAATCAGAAAGGCATCGGCAAAGTTACTCCACAGGTCATAAACGCCCAGGTCGATCACTTCTTTGGCTTTAGCCGATGCTTTCGGCCAATCCTGGCGAGTCAGGTACACTTTAGCCAGAAAGGCTTTAGCGGCTCCCTGGGTAGCCCGCCCCTTATCGCCCGCCGAATAGGTGACCGGCAATACGTTTTCGGCTTCGGTAAAGTCCTGAACAATCAGTGCATACACTTCATCGATCGATGCCCGCGATACGTTCAGGTTGCTAAGTGAGGTTGTTTCCTGCGTAATTAAAGGCACACCGCCAAACAGCCGCACCAGCGTGAAGTAATAAAATCCCCGCATAAACTTGGCTTCGGCTATAAACCGGGCTTTCAGGGCATCGTCCATTGCAATGGCTGGCACGCGGGCAATAACCGTATTGGCCCGGTTGATACCGGCATATACCGTTGACCAGAGCGACTGAAACGTGTTCGTTGCTGGAGTGAAGGTGTATTTGTCGAGGTCGTTTTTGGGCTGGTTAGCCGTCGACCGGCCATTGCCCCATTCGGCATCATCGGTAGCCTGATCCTGCAAAATCCACATCACCTGTCCATACATATTCGCGTTGTTCAGCGGATCATACACCGCACTGACGGCCGCTTTGGCATCGTCGGCGTTTTTATAAAAATTCGTCGGCGTAAAATTCGATTCGGGCTTCTGGTCCAGCACTTCGCAGGAGGCCATTGCCATCAGAAGCGGGAGAAGGAATAGTATCTTTTTCATGAGTATAAGTTGGGTCATGGAGGCTAACGTCACACATGACTGATTAAAAACCTACATTAAGTCCGAACAAAATGGTTTTGGCGGCCGGGTAGCTGGCATAGTCGAAACCCTGGCTGCGGCTGTCCTGACCAAATCGGTTCACCTCCGGGTCATAGCCCGAATAGCTTGTCCAGGTCAGGTAGTTCTGCGCCGTTGCATATACCCGCAACGACTGGATTTTGAGACTTTTGAGAACCGTTGCCGGGAAGTTGTAGGCAAGTTGCACATTCTTCAGCCGCAGGTACGAACCATCTTCAATCTGGCGGGTCGAGATTCGGTTGGCCGGCCGTGTAGTCGATGCACGCGGAATATCGGTATTCGTATTCGTTGGTGTCCACCGGTTCAGCATGTCGCGGTCCTGGTTGTTGGTACCGTTGAGGTATTCAAGTTCAAACCGGTTGGCATTCAGGATATTGTTTCCGTAAACGCCTTGAAGGAAAGCCGTCAGCTCGAAGCCTTTGTAAGAGAACGTATTGCTGATACCCCCAATGAACTTAGGCTGTGCCCGACCAATGATAGTACGGTCGTTATCGTCGATTTTTTTGTCGCCGTTCAGATCAAGGTATTTGCGGTCGCCTGGTTTGCGGGCTTGCGGATCACTGAGGGCCGCCAGTTCGTCCGTACTCTGGTAAAGACCGTCGGTGACGTAGCCGAAGAAAGAACCCAGCGGTTCGCCCACGCGAATAATCCCCGAATTGAGATTCTGACCAATGTTGGCCACATTACCCGCAAAAAGCTGCGGAGCGCCACCAATGTCCAGCACTTTATTGCGGTTGAGAGCGAAGTTTAGGTCGGTACTCCATTTGAAGGCTCCATCGATATTGCGTGACGATATGCTCAGTTCAAGTCCTTTGTTCTGGACCTTGCCCAGATTTTTAATAGCGCTCGAATAGCCCGATGTGCTCGGAATCGTTACGTTCAGCAGCAAATCTTTGGTCCGTTTCAGATACACATCGGCAGTCAGGGTGATGCGGTTGTTGAGAAAACCAACGTCGATACCCATATCGGCCTGCGTGGTGGTTTCCCACGACAGATCCGGGTTGGCGATTTGGTTAGGCCCTAAACCCGTCGATACGGCATTACCGAAAACGTAGTTCTGGGTTCCCAGCAGCGAATAGGCCGGGTAGTTGCCAATCCCATCCTGATTACCCGTCGAACCATAGGTTGCCCGAAATTTGAGGTCGTTAATAATTCGGTTGTTTTTCAGGAAGTTTTCTTCCGAAATGCGCCAGGCCACAGCCGCCGATGGGAAATAACCGTAGCGCTTGTTCGCACCGAAACGCGACGACCCGTCGGAACGGAACGAAGCCGTAAGCAGATACTTGTCTTTGTAGCCGTAATTGATCCGGGCCAGATACGATTGCAGTCCCCAGGTGCCAATAGCCGATCCTGGCGTCAGGGGCACAGACGCCGATCCCAGGTTGCCAGATCCCAGATTGTCGTTCACGAAATTACGGGCCGACGCCGTGGTAGTTTCAGTGCGGCTGGCCTGTTGTGTATACCCCAGCAACGCCGTTACGTTATGCACACTGTTGAATGTTTTGGTATAGGTCAGCAGGTTTTCGTTCAGCCAGGTAATGGCTTGCGAATTATAGATCGAAGCCGATCCGCCCTGTGCCAGTCCGCTCGATACGGAGCGGGGCAGATAGGCATCCTGTTTTTGCAGGATGCCATCGATACCGAGCGAAACGCGCAGGCTCAGCCCGTCGATGATCTGATAGTCGCCAAAAACGTTACCGAAAATGCGATAGGCCGTATTACGGTTTTTGCTGTCGCGGGCCAATGCTACGGGGTTGTCGGCCGTAAAATTCAGGGCGGGGCTCGTAATCAGATAGGTGCCATCGGGGTTCCGGACGGGCAGAATAGGAGGGAATTGCAGGGCTGCCATCGTAACAAGGCCTGCGCTGCCCAGGTCGCCATCAGTGCGCGACTGGTTGGTAAGTGTTCGGCTAACGGTCAGGCTATTGCCGACTTTAATCTTGTTGGTCAGTTTGCGATCCAGGTTGATTCGGAACGAATAGCGATCGAAGTCGGAGTTGACCACAATGCCGTTCTGCTTGAAATAGCCGCCCGAAATGGCATACTGCGTACGCTCATCACCGCCACTCATCGATAACTGGTAATTAGCCATTGGCGCCTGCCGGAAAATCTCGTCCTGCCAGTCGGTTCCCTGCCCAAAGGCGTCGACCTGCGCCTGCGAATAAATGGGAGGGCGGCCTTCGTTTGTATTGGCATCGTTTACAAACTGCGCATATTCGCTGGCGTTCAACACCGGGTATTTTCGTCGAACATTCTGAATACCATAGTAGGTTTCGAAATTGACCGTCGATTTGCCTGCCTTACCGCGTTTAGTGGTAATGATGACGACGCCATTCGCCCCGCGCGACCCATAAATGGCGGTCGACGAGGCATCTTTCAGAACAGACATAGATTCAATATCGCTCGGGTTCAATGTGCTGAGCACGTTGAAGTTTGATCCGCTACCGGCGCCGTCATTTTTAAACGGAATTCCATCGATCACATACAGCGGTTCGTTATCGCCCTGAATCGAGTTGCCACCCCGAATCCGAATGCTGGTGGTGCCGCCGGGCGCGCCTGAGTTCTGCGTGATCTGTACCCCGGCCGCCCGGCCCTGCAACGCCTGATCGAGCGACGTGACGGCTACTTTCCGGATTTCCTCAACCGGCACCGAGGCCACCGCACCGGTCAGGTCCGTTTTTTTCACCTGCCCATAGCCAACCACAACTACCTCGTTCAGCGATTTGGTGTCGGGCTGCAATTGAATATCAATCGTAGATCGGTTCCGAACGGGCTGCTCCTGGCTTAAATAGCCCACAAAACTGAAAACCAGTGTTACATTTTCAGATGGTACGCTAAGCTGATAACGACCCTGAACATCGGTGGTCGTTCCTTTGGTTGATCCTTTAATAACTACGCTAACGCCGGGCAAGCCTTCGCCGGTTTCGCTCGTTACCCGCCCGCTGACCCGAATGTCTACCGGAACGATTTCGGTAAGCTGGGTAGGTTGTAAGGGGGCAATTCCGGCTGGTGGGGTAGTGTTGACCGTTGCCGTTGTGGGTAATTCGGATTGAGTATTGGACGTTTTTCCTGCGTTTTTTGATGGGAGAATCAGGTAAGCTCCCGAACGCATTTTCTTAAACCGTAGGCCCGAAGGTTTCAGTAACGTATTCAGATTGCTTTCCAGTTTTGCATTTAAATTGAGCGATTCGGCCGGGCTCGAATGGCGGGCTACTACCGATTCTTCAAATAAAATGTCGACACCGTAGTGGTCTTTTAGCAGGAGTAAGGTTTGCCTGAGGGTTTGGTTTGCGGTATTGAGGGTCGTTTTGCCCTGGCGTTCCATACTGGTTTGCTGGGAGACTCGGACAAACGCCACTGGCTGAGCTACGGAATTACCGTAGCCTACGCTAAGCAGACAACTGGTTACCAGCGCAATGGGTATTGATTTGCTCATTGAGTAAGTTGGGTTTCGGAAGTAGTTGAAAAAATAAGATTTGAATCGCGATGACTGATTTTCAGCCCAAGGAGTTCGGCCAGTGCTTCGGCCAGTTCGTCGGACGAGCCCGCGCGGATGGTGCCCGTGAGCGTTCGCTGAGCCAGTGCCGGGTCGGCTAGTTGTACCGTTACCCCAAAAACTTTCTGAATCTGTGACGCAACGTCGCGTAAGGGAGTGGCATTGAAACTAAACAAACGATAACGCCAGTTGGCAAAACGGGTTGTGTCAGAATGGTCCTGCAAATGCAGCGAACCACGGCTGTCGAGCGTAACGCGGTCGCCCGGCTTCATGAGCAGATTCTGGGCCGGTTTGTCGCTGGCTGCATAATGTAGGTTGACCTTGCCCCGTTTTAGTACTACTTCGGTCCGCTCGGCCCGGCTTCGTACCGAAAATTCAGTGCCCAGTACTTCAACCGTCAGGCCATCGGTTGCCTGCACCAGAAACGGTTGGTCGTCGGACAAGTGCTTTACATCGAAAACTGCATCGCCCGTTAATGAAACCCGACGCGACAGCCAGCCGTAGCCTATACGCGGTATTCGTATGGTCGAATTGCTGTTTAAGGCTACTGTAGAACCATCAGGTAGTTTTAGCGACCGTAATTGTCGGGGCCCAGTGGCTATCGTAGAATAAAACAAGGTGTCCCGAAGCAGCCATCCGCCAGCCAGTAAGGACAGCGTAACGGTAGCCGCTACCAGCCATCGACCCGGATGCCAGAATGAACGGGATTCTTCGGTTAGAGAGCGTATCGATAATGGCTGAACGGTATTGGGCGAGTCGAGCCGTTGCCGAAACTGACCGAGGTAGTGAGCGGTGTCAGGGGCGTACTGTGGAAATGTACGTTCCCATTCATCGAGCCATTGAAAATACGTTTCCCGGTTTTCGGGATTAGCCAGCCATTCGCCAATGGCTTTTTGCTGCACCGACGTTGCCTGTCCGGCAAAGTAGGTAAATACTAATTCTTTAGGAGGTTCCATGAGAAGGTAGTGGAGCGTTGAGTGTTATGAAAACGCAGCTACAAGCAGCAGTCCCCAACTGATCAACTTTTGCTGACGAAGCGACTGCCGAACGGATGATATGGCCCGCAGCAGGTGATTCTCTACCGTTTTGGGGGCGAGGTTCATTTCTTCGGCAATTTCTTTATACGATTTTCCTTCGAATCGACTGAGTAGAAAAACCCGCTGCCGCTGGGGCGGTAATTGCTGAACGGCCTGTTCCAGAGCCCGGTAGAGTTCGTCCTGTTGAAGAAGCCGGTCGGGCTGAATGGTTTCGGTATCGGCCCGGTCCAGATCGTCGGGGAGCGTTTCCTGCCGACCCAGTTCCCAGCGAAGGCTGTTATAGGCGCGGTTCCGAACGGCCTGATACAGATAAGCGCGGTAGGAGCCTGTAATCTGTTTGTAAATTTCCTTTGTGTAAAAGGTATAGAACAGGTCGGCAACCAGATCTTCGGCTAACTGGCGGTCGTAGACAAAGCGTACGGCATGACTACAGAGTGGGGCAAAATACTGTCGGAAGAGGAGTTCGCAACCCATTCGTGGGTCGGTTGCAAACGCATTCCGAATAAATAATTCGCCATCGGTAGGCATAGGAACGGGGGCTTCGGGATGATTCCGCAGCAGTGGTGTTGGCTCACCGGGTGCGGGGTCAGTAGGTCGCCGAAAGGGAAACGCGTTAGCTGGCATTAAATCGAAGGGTTTGGTAGAGGTAAGACAAGTTTCCCCCCTCCAATCCCCCAATCGATTTTTATTTTTTACTCATAAAATACAAGAAAATTAATCGATGGTCTACTGAACCGCAGCAGATTTCTTATTGTAGAGTACGTTCTATGAAGAAAATACGTATTCCCAGCCCATGAGGGCTACTGTCGATGAAGGCTTTTTTTCCTTTTATAGGATAAGGTTAAGCGGTGTGTGTGTTGACCTATATGGTGGTCAGTAGATTGTTAGCCCTGGCGATTCCGGCCATTGGAATTTGCAAATAGGTTCTTTTTCTGTCAGCCTCCCATACGTTCGTTCATAGACTCTCTGTT harbors:
- a CDS encoding FecR domain-containing protein, whose protein sequence is MEPPKELVFTYFAGQATSVQQKAIGEWLANPENRETYFQWLDEWERTFPQYAPDTAHYLGQFRQRLDSPNTVQPLSIRSLTEESRSFWHPGRWLVAATVTLSLLAGGWLLRDTLFYSTIATGPRQLRSLKLPDGSTVALNSNSTIRIPRIGYGWLSRRVSLTGDAVFDVKHLSDDQPFLVQATDGLTVEVLGTEFSVRSRAERTEVVLKRGKVNLHYAASDKPAQNLLMKPGDRVTLDSRGSLHLQDHSDTTRFANWRYRLFSFNATPLRDVASQIQKVFGVTVQLADPALAQRTLTGTIRAGSSDELAEALAELLGLKISHRDSNLIFSTTSETQLTQ
- a CDS encoding SGNH/GDSL hydrolase family protein, translated to MQRRTFLQSTLVATPLISHFSLGTDSQPVPDQTPVVINAGVGGNNTVNLLNRIDKDCLAQKPDLTILMIGTNDMNTRNHVPLPDYERNLRTLCAKLVAARSQVMLMNILPAYEPYLITRHDPKFYEPEGHYARKAKVNETIRKVAADNKFPFLDLHHIFEKVGNISLESSSLIKNEANSNKTDGIHPTPDGYRVIAVAVYTFLVQNQLLKNRIVCFGDSITLGDGNGQNYPTYLQQLVAP
- a CDS encoding RNA polymerase sigma-70 factor: MPANAFPFRRPTDPAPGEPTPLLRNHPEAPVPMPTDGELFIRNAFATDPRMGCELLFRQYFAPLCSHAVRFVYDRQLAEDLVADLFYTFYTKEIYKQITGSYRAYLYQAVRNRAYNSLRWELGRQETLPDDLDRADTETIQPDRLLQQDELYRALEQAVQQLPPQRQRVFLLSRFEGKSYKEIAEEMNLAPKTVENHLLRAISSVRQSLRQQKLISWGLLLVAAFS
- a CDS encoding TonB-dependent receptor, with product MSKSIPIALVTSCLLSVGYGNSVAQPVAFVRVSQQTSMERQGKTTLNTANQTLRQTLLLLKDHYGVDILFEESVVARHSSPAESLNLNAKLESNLNTLLKPSGLRFKKMRSGAYLILPSKNAGKTSNTQSELPTTATVNTTPPAGIAPLQPTQLTEIVPVDIRVSGRVTSETGEGLPGVSVVIKGSTKGTTTDVQGRYQLSVPSENVTLVFSFVGYLSQEQPVRNRSTIDIQLQPDTKSLNEVVVVGYGQVKKTDLTGAVASVPVEEIRKVAVTSLDQALQGRAAGVQITQNSGAPGGTTSIRIRGGNSIQGDNEPLYVIDGIPFKNDGAGSGSNFNVLSTLNPSDIESMSVLKDASSTAIYGSRGANGVVIITTKRGKAGKSTVNFETYYGIQNVRRKYPVLNASEYAQFVNDANTNEGRPPIYSQAQVDAFGQGTDWQDEIFRQAPMANYQLSMSGGDERTQYAISGGYFKQNGIVVNSDFDRYSFRINLDRKLTNKIKVGNSLTVSRTLTNQSRTDGDLGSAGLVTMAALQFPPILPVRNPDGTYLITSPALNFTADNPVALARDSKNRNTAYRIFGNVFGDYQIIDGLSLRVSLGIDGILQKQDAYLPRSVSSGLAQGGSASIYNSQAITWLNENLLTYTKTFNSVHNVTALLGYTQQASRTETTTASARNFVNDNLGSGNLGSASVPLTPGSAIGTWGLQSYLARINYGYKDKYLLTASFRSDGSSRFGANKRYGYFPSAAVAWRISEENFLKNNRIINDLKFRATYGSTGNQDGIGNYPAYSLLGTQNYVFGNAVSTGLGPNQIANPDLSWETTTQADMGIDVGFLNNRITLTADVYLKRTKDLLLNVTIPSTSGYSSAIKNLGKVQNKGLELSISSRNIDGAFKWSTDLNFALNRNKVLDIGGAPQLFAGNVANIGQNLNSGIIRVGEPLGSFFGYVTDGLYQSTDELAALSDPQARKPGDRKYLDLNGDKKIDDNDRTIIGRAQPKFIGGISNTFSYKGFELTAFLQGVYGNNILNANRFELEYLNGTNNQDRDMLNRWTPTNTNTDIPRASTTRPANRISTRQIEDGSYLRLKNVQLAYNFPATVLKSLKIQSLRVYATAQNYLTWTSYSGYDPEVNRFGQDSRSQGFDYASYPAAKTILFGLNVGF
- a CDS encoding RagB/SusD family nutrient uptake outer membrane protein is translated as MKKILFLLPLLMAMASCEVLDQKPESNFTPTNFYKNADDAKAAVSAVYDPLNNANMYGQVMWILQDQATDDAEWGNGRSTANQPKNDLDKYTFTPATNTFQSLWSTVYAGINRANTVIARVPAIAMDDALKARFIAEAKFMRGFYYFTLVRLFGGVPLITQETTSLSNLNVSRASIDEVYALIVQDFTEAENVLPVTYSAGDKGRATQGAAKAFLAKVYLTRQDWPKASAKAKEVIDLGVYDLWSNFADAFLIANKNGKEAVFEMQALSGGYNEGSWMQGYMRPNFDRVNGVSGFGDDPPTENLYTTYRADDKRRDVTLKLYSTTTTPAAPASVLFPCYVHKYLDPSATANGDGGNNYPIIRYPDVLLMYAEALNEQAANNADAYAMVNKIRNRAGLPNLTPGLSQEQFRDSLLLERRLELAFEGHRWYDLSRTKKLISAMKAQNPSILVDEHHYLFPIPQTERDVNPQLTQNPGY